The following coding sequences are from one Daphnia magna isolate NIES unplaced genomic scaffold, ASM2063170v1.1 Dm_contigs021, whole genome shotgun sequence window:
- the LOC123477423 gene encoding ATP-dependent DNA helicase pif1-like encodes MQEAAAFQMPLQLRQLFVDICLFCNPSDALHLFEINLNHLMEDYIRSGHEANVAKNLTLKWIQDKLRLHNQAMENLSLPVPDFQLINQLVEAQMEENNENSQREKRLMGEMMLAQLNDGQCVAFDQVMAAVNDVNNLHPRQYFLVGPGGTGKTFLYNTLFTVLQGQGRPVIAVASTGIASTLLLDGTTYHSQFNIYAPITETTRSKIEEASYNAQLIRNASLIISDEATMKTNHALDAINHLFQTVMKNLVDPYGGKVLLLGGDFRQCLPVVRHGNRVKVIEATIINNVTWPLFRQLQLVQNMRTTDGSQDFADRLIQLGNGSLAQIPRLNDPDLIEIPQDFLNIRTNLIEHNFGDPSDLLNEGVREQVCNRAILCPKNEDCLRINKKIIGEMPGALKVCISIDTIDSEDPEKISNYPPEIFTFNVSGLPPHQLKLKIGAIVILLKNIDSRQGLCNCTRLIIKALSGNLIVAEIAAGKHKGRGCPCLPPTLTCPSNSKDCSSLCLWLLP; translated from the coding sequence ATGCAAGAAGCGGCAGCATTCCAAATGCCTCTTCAGCTGAGGCAGCTTTTTGTCGACATTTGCCTGTTCTGCAATCCCTCCGACGCTCTGCATCTATTTGAAATCAACCTGAACCATCTGATGGAAGACTACATTAGAAGCGGACACGAAGCCAACGTGGCCAAGAACTTGACGTTGAAATGGATTCAGGACAAGCTACGTCTCCACAATCAGGCGATGGAAAATCTCTCCCTGCCTGTCCCTGATTTCCAGCTGATTAACCAACTGGTCGAAGCTCAGATGGAAGAGAACAACGAAAACagtcaaagagaaaagagactcATGGGCGAAATGATGTTGGCGCAGCTCAACGACGGGCAATGCGTGGCCTTTGATCAAGTCATGGCTGCTGTCAACGATGTCAATAACTTACATCCACGACagtattttcttgttggccCTGGAGGAACGGGAAAGACCTTTCTCTACAACACCCTCTTCACCGTCCTTCAAGGTCAGGGGAGACCAGTCATCGCAGTGGCTTCCACGGGGATCGCGTCCACTTTGTTACTGGACGGAACAACTTACCATTCGCAGTTCAACATTTATGCTCCAATAACAGAGACGACAAGATCGAAAATCGAAGAAGCCAGCTACAACGCGCAACTGATCAGAAACGCCAGTCTCATCATTTCCGACGAAGCCACCATGAAAACCAACCACGCCCTCGACGCGATCAATCATCTTTTCCAAACCGTCATGAAGAATCTCGTCGATCCCTACGGTGGCAAAGTTCTCTTGCTCGGCGGCGATTTTAGACAGTGCTTACCCGTTGTGAGGCACGGAAACAGGGTCAAAGTCATCGAAGCGACCATCATCAATAATGTGACTTGGCCTCTTTTTCGACAGCTTCAATTGGTGCAGAACATGCGTACCACCGATGGTAGTCAAGATTTCGCCGATCGGCTCATTCAACTTGGAAACGGATCTTTGGCACAAATACCGCGACTCAACGACCCAGATCTCATCGAAATCCCGCAAGACTTTCTCAACATTCGAACCAACTTAATCGAACACAACTTTGGCGATCCATCCGATCTGTTAAACGAAGGCGTCAGAGAACAAGTTTGCAACCGGGCTATTCTATGTCCCAAGAATGAAGATTGTCTGAGGATCAACAAAAAGATCATCGGCGAGATGCCTGGCGCGTTGAAAGTCTGCATAAGTATCGACACCATCGATTCAGAGGACCCagagaaaatttcaaactacCCTCCGGAAATTTTCACCTTCAACGTCTCCGGGCTACCTCCGCACCAACTCAAACTGAAAATAGGAGCCATCGTCATTCTTCTCAAGAACATTGACTCACGACAGGGACTTTGCAATTGCACGAGGCTCATCATCAAGGCGCTCAGCGGTAACCTGATCGTGGCAGAGATCGCGGCCGGCAAACACAAAGGACGCGGATGTCCATGTCTCCCACCGACTCTGACTTGCCCTTCAAACTCAAAAGATTGCAGTTCCCTGTGCTTGTGGCTTTTGCCATGA
- the LOC123477424 gene encoding uncharacterized protein LOC123477424: MTHMIHGPCGLIKKKSPCMDGDKCSKSFPKQHSQETIFNDNGYPTYRRRDTGVVHRLKRGHTYFEVDNTWVVPYNPWLSLKFDSHINFEYCASIVSVKYIFKYVYKGYDCLKMDQKVGTYHQVEGEEPSVEWDEITGHLDARYVSAPEACWRIFKFPLSDRSHAVYRLAVHLPREQPVFFQPGNEMQAVINAASRDTNLTAFFKLNCVDESARQYFYREIPHHYVFIKKTNSWKPRVKRAKIIGRLYTGQQALKICEQSTRLSIPLSKRQQ; encoded by the exons ATGACCCACATGATTCACGGTCCGTGTGGgttaatcaagaaaaaatccCCTTGCATGGATGGCGACAAATGCTCAAAGTCTTTTCCGAAGCAACACAGCCAAGAAACCATCTTCAACGATAATGGCTACCCCACTTACAGACGAAGAGATACGGGAGTTGTACACCGCTTGAAACGAGGGCACACGTATTTCGAAGTGGACAACACCTGGGTCGTTCCTTACAACCCTTGGTTATCCCTCAAGTTTGACTCCCACATCAACTTTGAATACTGCGCATCAATCGTCAGTGTCAAGTACATCTTCAAGTATGTCTACAAAGGGTACGATTGCCtgaaaatggatcaaaaagtGGGAACCTATCACCAGGTAGAAGGCGAAGAACCAAGTGTGGAGTGGGACGAAATCACGGGCCATCTTGATGCGCGATACGTCAGCGCGCCGGAAGCCTGTTGGCGAATCTTCAAGTTTCCCCTTTCCGACCGTTCGCATGCCGTCTATCGCCTTGCCGTCCATTTACCCCGAGAGCAACCCGTCTTTTTCCAACCGGGAAACGAAATGCAAGCCGTCATCAATGCCGCTTCGAGAGACACCAACCTGACTGCTTTCTTCAAGTTGAATTGCGTCGACGAGAGCGCACGGCAATATTTCTACAGAGAAATACCTCACCACTATGTTTTCatcaagaaaaccaattcgtGGAAGCCTCGCGTGAAACGGGCCAAGATAATCGGTCGCCTATACACG GGCCAACAAGCTTTGAAGATTTGCGAACAGTCGACCAGATTGTCCATCCCACTTTCAAAGCGGCAGCAATAG
- the LOC123477425 gene encoding uncharacterized protein LOC123477425, translated as MMKIRNYNSAHAFASLGAKISSPPGRRPYYAAQASEFRAHFTSNGECCRNLMEELDAMLRENNPYAAIYKMMRQVLEEEYRRAQDEILPHQTVGMIISSDRRNVDQRRYNNPTTNEIAVIFKSANGEPPAKKDIRGHLFIPVRGRTIIQIDTQQPMCDPMTYPLLFPNGDDGWHVNMPYTTTTRREREEAAAREMDVDEEEEIGLPRLNEILRRENLPVQALAGDEEPVEELEPEPEEQIDEDENDPQWLNRGQERRKRITQCEFYSSLMSIRDYFNNVLAGGSLTQQWTVDSYVKIEANHVKYIREHQAELHVAQYDGLLDYLRNRAERENLTVGSNHVLPSSFIGSPRAMKQAYQDAMAICGKFGKPVFFLTFTCNPNWREITANIPSHLSAPDRPDIVGRIFQQKEIELVNDIEKRQVLGFVTARIHVIEFQKRGLPHCHMLIWIDERDAPATAEDVDVF; from the exons ATGATGAAGATCCGCAATTACAACAGCGCTCACGCTTTTGCTTCGTTGGGAGCCAAGATTTCGTCGCCGCCAGGTCGGAGACCATACT ATGCTGCGCAGGCCAGCGAGTTCAGAGCGCATTTCACCTCAAACGGAGAGTGCTGCAGGAATTTGATGGAAGAATTGGACGCAATGCTCCGAGAAAATAATCCCTACGCAGCCATATACAAGATGATGCGTCAAGTACTTGAAGAAGAGTACCGCCGAGCCCAAGATGAGATTCTACCGCACCAAACAGTGGGAATGATTATTAGCAGTGATCGAAGAAATGTAGATCAGAGACGCTACAACAACCCGACGACAAACGAGATTGCTGTCATTTTCAAAAGCGCAAACGGTGAGCCACCAGCGAAGAAAGATATCCGAGGCCATCTCTTCATCCCAGTCAGAGGGAGAACGATCATTCAGATTGACACACAACAGCCCATGTGCGACCCGATGACTTATCCCTTGCTCTTTCCCAACGGTGACGATGGATGGCATGTAAACATGCCTTATACCACCACCACACGACGCGAAAGAGAAGAAGCAGCAGCACGGGAAATGGATGTggatgaagaggaagagatCGGTCTCCCAAGACTGAATGAGATACTGCGTCGTGAAAATCTTCCAGTACAAGCCCTAGCTGGTGATGAAGAGCCGGTGGAAGAACTAGAACCGGAACCAGAGGAGCAGATAGACGAAGACGAAAACGATCCCCAATGGTTGAATCGTGGCCAAGAAAGACGAAAAAGGATCACGCAATGCGAATTTTACAGCTCTCTCATGTCGATTCGGGATTATTTCAATAATGTCTTGGCCGGTGGATCACTCACTCAACAATGGACGGTCGATTCTTACGTCAAGATTGAAGCAAACCACGTCAAGTACATCCGCGAACATCAGGCGGAGCTTCACGTTGCACAGTACGACGGTCTCTTGGATTACTTGCGCAATCGAGCCGAGAGAGAAAACTTGACGGTCGGATCGAATCACGTCCTCCCATCGAGTTTCATCGGAAGTCCAAGGGCGATGAAGCAAGCGTACCAAGATGCAATGGCCATCTGCGGAAAATTCGGCAAGCCGGTATTTTTCCTGACGTTTACCTGCAACCCAAACTGGAGGGAAATCACGGCCAACATTCCCAGCCATCTTTCAGCACCAGATCGGCCTGATATAGTCGGAAGAATTTTCCAACAAAAGGAGATTGAGTTGGTCAACGATATTGAAAAGCGCCAAGTGCTGGGATTTGTGACTGCTCGGATACATgtcattgaatttcaaaagcgCGGATTGCCACACTGCCACATGCTCATTTGGATCGACGAGCGTGACGCCCCTGCTACCGCAGAAGATGTGGATGTTTTCTAA
- the LOC116922911 gene encoding translation initiation factor IF-2-like has translation MASGDSQELDYFTEKMESDDDRIDIILSQMPLLENEEVEVAVFETIMEKEDDEVSHVSEGEMMESVGKIEEEGGKGSPGHERQKKKEQRSTEEERREASRGEDESAIEIGNVDEEAENVTEKELLEKKRIIDREKREIEQKLREIKEKRNVDNKKKKGCGIAAVSKVS, from the coding sequence ATGGCATCAGGAGATTCGCAAGAGTTGGATTATTTCACAGAAAAAATGGAGTCAGATGACGATCGTATAGACATAATTTTGTCGCAAATGCCGTTGCTTGAGAACGAAGAAGTCGAAGTTGCTGTCTTCGAAACTATAATGGAGAAAGAGGATGACGAAGTAAGTCATGTTTCGGAAGGTGAAATGATGGAAAGTGTGGGAAAGATAGAGGAAGAAGGAGGCAAAGGTAGTCCTGGTCACGAAcgtcaaaaaaagaaagaacaaagaaGTACAGAGGAAGAAAGACGTGAGGCCAGTAGAGGTGAAGATGAAAGTGCGATTGAAATAGGAAATGTAGACGAAGAAGCGGAAAATGTAACGGAAAAAGAATTGTTGGAGAAGAAAAGGATAATTGATCGCGAGAAAAGGGAAATTGAACAAAAACTAAGAGAGataaaggagaaaagaaatgtcgataacaaaaaaaaaaagggctgcGGAATTGCTGCGGTATCGAAGGTATCCTGA